The proteins below are encoded in one region of Peromyscus eremicus chromosome 10, PerEre_H2_v1, whole genome shotgun sequence:
- the Spmip7 gene encoding spermatogenesis-associated protein 48 isoform X4, whose protein sequence is MIPPKLDPEETTVERAADLISQCFTLKRYERVPAITQMVGGLWDRFQTRLFSVPAKPITFVSPSSRTKYIPLYTGHVQSTNADDVDNPYGNITSVAKPRHSKLLYTNTSCAANIPGYTGKVHFTATHPTNSNIPSTTPSPDSEMSRILRQQMEIDCFRHQAPMSRMVTTVKPYNPFRIGKKNPEY, encoded by the exons ATGATACCACCAAAACTTGATCCAGAGGAGACAACAGTGGAAAGGGCTGCTGACCTCATCTCACAGTGTTTCACACTGAAAAGATATGAAAGAGTGCCCGCCATAACCCAG ATGGTCGGAGGACTCTGGGACAGATTCCAGACGAGATTGTTCTCAGTGCCAGCCAAACCAATCACTTT tgtgAGTCCAAGTTCTAGGACTAAATACATCCCTCTCTATAC TGGTCATGTGCAGAGTACAAATGCTGATGATGTGGACAACCCCTATGGAAATATCACATCCGTGGCCAAGCCTCGACACTCTAAACTGCTCTATACAAACACAAGTTG TGCGGCGAATATTCCAGGATACACTGGCAAGGTTCATTTCACAGCCACCCACCCAACAAATTCTAATATTCCATCAACAACCCCATCACCAGATTCAGAGATGAGTCG CATTTTACGACAACAAATGGAAATTGACTGCTTCCGTCACCAGGCCCCAATGTCTCGAATGGTCACAACTGTGAAGCCTTACAACCCCTtcaggattgggaaaaaaaaccctgagtaCTGA
- the Spmip7 gene encoding spermatogenesis-associated protein 48 isoform X3 — protein sequence MWSKSWGKHQRAFETVPWDKMIPPKLDPEETTVERAADLISQCFTLKRYERVPAITQMVGGLWDRFQTRLFSVPAKPITFVSPSSRTKYIPLYTGHVQSTNADDVDNPYGNITSVAKPRHSKLLYTNTSCAANIPGYTGKVHFTATHPTNSNIPSTTPSPDSEMSRILRQQMEIDCFRHQAPMSRMVTTVKPYNPFRIGKKNPEY from the exons ATGTGGAGCAAGTCTTGGGGAAAGCATCAAAG AGCGTTTGAAACTGTTCCTTGGGACAAAATGATACCACCAAAACTTGATCCAGAGGAGACAACAGTGGAAAGGGCTGCTGACCTCATCTCACAGTGTTTCACACTGAAAAGATATGAAAGAGTGCCCGCCATAACCCAG ATGGTCGGAGGACTCTGGGACAGATTCCAGACGAGATTGTTCTCAGTGCCAGCCAAACCAATCACTTT tgtgAGTCCAAGTTCTAGGACTAAATACATCCCTCTCTATAC TGGTCATGTGCAGAGTACAAATGCTGATGATGTGGACAACCCCTATGGAAATATCACATCCGTGGCCAAGCCTCGACACTCTAAACTGCTCTATACAAACACAAGTTG TGCGGCGAATATTCCAGGATACACTGGCAAGGTTCATTTCACAGCCACCCACCCAACAAATTCTAATATTCCATCAACAACCCCATCACCAGATTCAGAGATGAGTCG CATTTTACGACAACAAATGGAAATTGACTGCTTCCGTCACCAGGCCCCAATGTCTCGAATGGTCACAACTGTGAAGCCTTACAACCCCTtcaggattgggaaaaaaaaccctgagtaCTGA